A window of the Alphaproteobacteria bacterium genome harbors these coding sequences:
- a CDS encoding peptidoglycan-binding protein, producing the protein MLRLKPAVLALAILLASAPVWAQATSPAGENRQFVQTVQEMLAKTGYMAPSEADGRLGAKTRDAIRRFQKDSGVKEDGRLTPELFERLAKKARD; encoded by the coding sequence ATGCTGAGGCTCAAGCCCGCTGTTCTGGCCCTGGCGATCCTTCTTGCCTCTGCGCCCGTTTGGGCGCAAGCGACGTCGCCCGCCGGCGAGAACCGTCAGTTCGTGCAGACCGTCCAAGAGATGCTGGCCAAAACCGGGTATATGGCGCCCAGCGAGGCCGATGGACGGCTGGGGGCCAAGACCCGCGACGCCATTCGCCGCTTCCAGAAGGACAGCGGCGTCAAGGAGGACGGGCGGCTGACCCCGGAACTGTTCGAGCGCCTTGCCAAGAAGGCGCGCGATTAG
- a CDS encoding aminotransferase: MKPGNSILSSYGTTIFETMSRLAAQHQAVNLGQGFPEGLECREVIEACAAAVLKGPHQYPSMMGTPDLRQAIALHAKRFYDLDVDWQSEVMVTSGATEALADCLLGLIEPGDEVVLIEPLYDSYLPIIRRAGGIPKLVRLSPPLWELPREELAKAFSDKTKLILLNTPMNPAARVFDLGELQFIADLVIKHDAYAVCDEVYEHLIYDGLLHVPLITLPGMRERCARIGSAGKIFSLTGWKIGWVVAAPKLLQPIVKAHQFVTFTTPPMLQDAVAFGLSLPDSFFAKLKTDLAARRDKLKAGLQRIGFKTLEAKGSYFLSADFRPLGYKGADADFCRYITEQAKVTAIPVSAFYQDDPPDHFARFCFAKKDEAIDEALARLQRFFGEREC, from the coding sequence CGCGCCTTGCCGCCCAGCATCAGGCGGTCAATCTGGGCCAAGGCTTTCCGGAAGGGCTGGAATGCCGCGAGGTGATCGAGGCCTGTGCTGCCGCCGTTCTGAAAGGCCCGCACCAATATCCCTCGATGATGGGCACGCCGGACCTGCGCCAGGCCATCGCCCTCCATGCCAAGCGCTTCTACGATCTGGATGTCGATTGGCAAAGCGAGGTGATGGTGACCTCGGGGGCCACCGAAGCCCTGGCCGATTGCCTTTTGGGGCTGATCGAGCCGGGCGACGAAGTGGTGCTGATCGAACCCTTGTATGACAGCTATCTGCCGATCATCAGAAGGGCGGGCGGCATTCCCAAGCTGGTGCGGCTAAGCCCTCCCTTGTGGGAACTGCCGCGAGAAGAACTGGCGAAGGCCTTTTCCGACAAGACCAAGCTGATCCTTTTGAACACGCCGATGAATCCGGCGGCCCGCGTTTTCGACCTGGGCGAATTGCAGTTCATCGCCGACCTTGTCATCAAGCATGACGCCTACGCGGTCTGCGACGAAGTGTATGAGCATCTGATTTACGATGGTCTTCTCCATGTGCCGCTGATCACCTTGCCCGGCATGCGCGAGCGCTGCGCCCGCATCGGCTCGGCTGGCAAGATCTTCTCGCTGACCGGCTGGAAGATCGGCTGGGTGGTGGCGGCGCCCAAACTGCTGCAGCCCATCGTGAAGGCGCATCAGTTCGTCACCTTCACCACGCCGCCGATGCTGCAAGACGCCGTCGCCTTCGGACTCTCGCTTCCCGATTCCTTCTTCGCCAAATTGAAGACCGATTTGGCGGCCAGGCGCGACAAGTTGAAGGCCGGATTGCAGCGCATCGGGTTCAAAACGTTGGAGGCCAAGGGCAGTTATTTCCTGTCTGCCGATTTCAGGCCGCTGGGCTACAAGGGCGCCGACGCCGATTTCTGCCGCTACATCACCGAACAGGCCAAGGTGACGGCGATCCCGGTCAGCGCCTTTTATCAGGACGATCCGCCCGACCATTTCGCCCGCTTCTGCTTTGCCAAGAAGGACGAGGCGATCGATGAGGCGCTGGCCCGCCTGCAGCGCTTTTTCGGAGAAAGGGAATGCTGA